The genomic interval AGGTATAGCGAAACTTTATAATGCTACAGATCATACTGGCATAACTGTTTTTATTGCAGGCACCTCTTATTCTGCAACTACTGATATTGATGGAGCCTATTTATTAACTGGTGTACCCCGTGGTGTTTACGAACTTCGTTTTGAAAAAGATGGCTATTGGCCAGCTACGGTAAAAAATATCGTGGTTACCTCACAAGCAACAACATTAGCTAAAGATGTATCATTAGGTCTATCAACCGGGCCGTATGGAAGTATTTCGATCAATAACGACGCAAAATATAGCACAAATCTAGAAGTAAGTTTGACCTTTACTAACTCTGATAATGCCTCACTTATGATGCTTTCTGAATCTGAAGGCTTCACTAATGCCAAATGGGCAAATGTAATTAACAGCACCAATTGGACTTTTGTAAACGAAGGAAGCAAGCAATTATATTTGAAATATGCCGACGCCAACGGTCTTGAAAGCCCGCCGATTAAAGCCAGCATTATCATTGATACAGCAGCACCAGTATTAAATTCACTAGTTATAAATGACGGCGTGGCTGATTGGACAACAAATAGTGTGATACAAATTGCTATTGATGCAAATGATACATCTAGTGGTGTCACTTCAATTCGCATTGGCAATAGTAGTGGTAGTGGCTCTTGGGTTGATTTCGCTGAAATAATGAATTGGTCGCTACCGACAGAACAAGGACAAAAAACTATTTATGTTACAGTTCGTGATGCTGTGGGTTATGAATCAGCCGAAGAAACAGCAAATATTTACTTAGATAATGATGAATGCTCACCGGGTACAAGTAGCTGTGATCCTAATGCAAATTGCATTAATACAAAAGGCGCATATATCTGCACCTGCAAAGACAATTGGTTCGGTGATGGCGCTAGTTGTAAAGAGATGGTGGTTGAAGCAGGACCACCTATCACTTTTAGTGATATATATTATCTAGATATTGCAATAAATCCCTCAACACAAAGACCACATCTGGCATATAGTTCCCAAGATACAGGAGTATGGTACATTACAAAAGATGAAGCCAATGAATGGACTGACAGCATTATAGTTTCACCAGATGTAAAAGATGATAGTTATAAATTATCACTGGATACCATCGGCAAACCTCACCTAATCTACTCAATCGTTAGAAGTGATGATAGGCCCTTGTTATATGCCTCATTTGATGGAGACTCTTGGGATACTGAGCTAATAAACGAAACCGCAACAATTTTTACCAGCGATTTTTCCTTAGCTTTTGACAAATCAGACAATCCTCATATTGTATATAAATATAATAATAGCGATTTTACGATATCAGCATACAACTATATTAAAAGAATAAACAATGAGTGGAGTGTTTCTACTATTCCAGAGATTGAGGATGTTTTGCTTAATTTAATGCTTGATAACGAAGATAATCCTCATATCATTCATATGGCAAAAGCACCAGAGGCGAATTATTCAACTGTTTCACACAGTTATTATAATGGCACCGATTGGCAAAAATCTTCAGCAACAAATTTTATCTGGGAACCGATAATGTCTGGAACCATAGATAATACCAGCACTGTTCATATGTGCTTTAGACGTGAACCTCATCAAAATATTTTTGATATAGTATACCTTAAATATTTCAATTCTACTTGGGAAGAAAAAACCTTAATCACGCAAATGCAAGATTACCCAAGATGTTGGGTTACGGTCGATAAAGCTAATAATCCGTACCTATTCTATACAGATGGTTGGCCAGGTGAAATTAAATATATTTTACCTAACCGCCCTGACCACCCAGTCAACACTTTATTAACTAATACGGTGAATCCTATTTGGATATATATGACATTTAATAAAGTTGGCGAACCTTATATATTATTTTACGATGTTACCGACTATGAGTTTAAATATGCTCATGTGAAACAAGAATAATACCCAAACCTTATTGGTATCTTTATGCCTCGGCTCGTCGATGACCAAAATCTTTATGAAGCATTTCGTAAAGGCGAGCCGGGAGCATTAGCTGAAGTTTATAAGCACTATGCCCCTGAAATATTAGAATTACTCGAACGTGGGTTTCGCTTTGAAAGCAATGGCAAACAAGCACTCTTTCGTGGCTATACTGAACCCTGGCAAGCTGAAACTGCATTAGCTGATATTTTTATTAAAGCTTTTTCAGTATCAGCACGTCAGGCTTATGATGGTATGCGTCCCTATCGCAATTATCTTTTTGTTATTGCGCGTAATTTTGTTATTGATGATTTGCGCCGTCGCAAAGTTACACTAATTGAATTTGATGAGGCACAACATAAGCACAATTCTACGCACCAACAAACAGACAATCCCCATGATGATGTCGAACATCGCGATATATTAGCGGCAACAAAAAAATATATTGATTCATTAGCAATTACCGAACGCCAAGTTTTTCATTTGCGTTTTCATGAAGGTTTATCAATCGAGGCCTGTGCACACAAACTTAATACCAGTGAACATTTCATTAAAGCTTGCGAAAAACGCTTACGAAAAAATTTCTTCTACTCAATGCAACAACAAGGGTTTTTCGAAGGTTATCGTTAC from Deltaproteobacteria bacterium carries:
- a CDS encoding carboxypeptidase regulatory-like domain-containing protein, yielding MVISKHFLLAILSLAVINCKLDYNNPIENKPVGTIRGKLVATPSEATAAFTAKPTVNTTALKFSSSNTAALEATQAVVGAQCTLEGTNYTATSDNNGEFELKNVPIGAYILICRDSERAYLAAVEVKDGQVNDIGTVEITPTGKIQGIAKLYNATDHTGITVFIAGTSYSATTDIDGAYLLTGVPRGVYELRFEKDGYWPATVKNIVVTSQATTLAKDVSLGLSTGPYGSISINNDAKYSTNLEVSLTFTNSDNASLMMLSESEGFTNAKWANVINSTNWTFVNEGSKQLYLKYADANGLESPPIKASIIIDTAAPVLNSLVINDGVADWTTNSVIQIAIDANDTSSGVTSIRIGNSSGSGSWVDFAEIMNWSLPTEQGQKTIYVTVRDAVGYESAEETANIYLDNDECSPGTSSCDPNANCINTKGAYICTCKDNWFGDGASCKEMVVEAGPPITFSDIYYLDIAINPSTQRPHLAYSSQDTGVWYITKDEANEWTDSIIVSPDVKDDSYKLSLDTIGKPHLIYSIVRSDDRPLLYASFDGDSWDTELINETATIFTSDFSLAFDKSDNPHIVYKYNNSDFTISAYNYIKRINNEWSVSTIPEIEDVLLNLMLDNEDNPHIIHMAKAPEANYSTVSHSYYNGTDWQKSSATNFIWEPIMSGTIDNTSTVHMCFRREPHQNIFDIVYLKYFNSTWEEKTLITQMQDYPRCWVTVDKANNPYLFYTDGWPGEIKYILPNRPDHPVNTLLTNTVNPIWIYMTFNKVGEPYILFYDVTDYEFKYAHVKQE
- a CDS encoding sigma-70 family RNA polymerase sigma factor produces the protein MPRLVDDQNLYEAFRKGEPGALAEVYKHYAPEILELLERGFRFESNGKQALFRGYTEPWQAETALADIFIKAFSVSARQAYDGMRPYRNYLFVIARNFVIDDLRRRKVTLIEFDEAQHKHNSTHQQTDNPHDDVEHRDILAATKKYIDSLAITERQVFHLRFHEGLSIEACAHKLNTSEHFIKACEKRLRKNFFYSMQQQGFFEGYRYGSRGIEKLITMLFILAGVNL